A stretch of DNA from Saccharospirillum mangrovi:
TGTTCATCGGTGACACCGTTCAAAGCGGTCAACAACACAATGACGCTGAGTCCGATCAAACCCACTTCGGCCAAATGGAATGCCAGGCCGGAAATCAGCCAAACAGCCACGGCAGCCTGAACCAGTAACTTAGTGACATCGCGACGGGTACGTTTGCTTTGCTGATGTGCTTCAAAGTCGGTCAGGATGGTGCGAACGGAGGCCGGGAGGCGAGCGCCGTATCCGAACCAGCGTAATTTTTCGAGCAGTACACAAGTGGTCAATCCAGCAGCCAGAACGGGGATGGTGACCGGCGCCATGCGGAAGAAGAATTCACCAAAGTCCCAGCCGGCAATGTGAGCGATCAGCAAATTCTGCGGTTCGCCAACCAGAGTGCAAACCCCACCCAAGGCAGTACCGATAGCGCCGTGCATCAACAACGACCGCAAAAAGCTACGGAACTCACTCAAATCCTGGCGATGCAGGTCTTCGACGGAGTCGTCTTCGTTGTGATTATGCTCGTGGTGTTGGAACGGCTTACCAGAGGCAACCTTGTGATAAACGCTGTAGAAACCAACGGCAACGCTGATCAATACGGCGGTGACCGTTAGCGCATCCAAAAAAGCTGACAGAAACGCCGCGACGGAACAGAACATCAGCGACAAAAGTGATTTGGAGCGAATACCCAGCAGCAATTTGGTGAAGGTGAACAGCAGTAAGTCCTTCATGAAATAGATGCCGGCGACCATAAAGATCAACAACAAGATCACTGGGAAATTGACAGCGGCTTCGTGGTAAACCACTTCGGGGTTGGTCAAACCAATCAACACCGACTCCAGCGCCAGCAGCCCACCGGGTTGCAACGGGTAGCATTTCAATGCCATGGCCAGTGTAAAGATGAATTCGGCGATCAATAACCAACCGACCACATGGGGGCCAGCTTCGCCCAGCGCCCATAGCAGGATGGGGTTGACGATCAAAAAGCCCAAAATGATCTGCTTGTACCAGGTTGGGCTATTGCCGAGAAAGTTCGAGACAACGGATTGAGTAAACGTAGTGCTCATGGGGTGCTCATAGGAAAAGGGAAACCGGTTGGGAGCCCGTCGCGCTGGGGCGTCATACTCCTCGAAAATGGGCGTTTAAACTACTCGTTTTGGTTGGTTTTTCAAGCGGTGCCAAGGAATAACTGCACATAGAATCGACAGGTGCTGTCGCTTGGGCACGCTTTTCTTGACCTGGTGAGTGTGGAAGACTGGAATGCTGTTATTAACCCCTTGTCTTCGGGAGGCTGCACGGAGCTTCAAGGGGTTCAATAAAGGGTTCAATTGCTCGGTTCAGCCGGGCATCACCGACCGAGAATAGAGGGCAGGTTATGACGTATTGGCCGTTGCTGTTGATCCTGTTGCCAGTCTGCATCTTGTTGTTGTTTTTGGCAGTACGACTGCTGTTTCGTGGGGGTTGGGTTGGCGGTTTTCTGCGCGGCCTGATAGGCATTGGCAGTCTGCTGGTCAT
This window harbors:
- the nhaB gene encoding sodium/proton antiporter NhaB; translated protein: MSTTFTQSVVSNFLGNSPTWYKQIILGFLIVNPILLWALGEAGPHVVGWLLIAEFIFTLAMALKCYPLQPGGLLALESVLIGLTNPEVVYHEAAVNFPVILLLIFMVAGIYFMKDLLLFTFTKLLLGIRSKSLLSLMFCSVAAFLSAFLDALTVTAVLISVAVGFYSVYHKVASGKPFQHHEHNHNEDDSVEDLHRQDLSEFRSFLRSLLMHGAIGTALGGVCTLVGEPQNLLIAHIAGWDFGEFFFRMAPVTIPVLAAGLTTCVLLEKLRWFGYGARLPASVRTILTDFEAHQQSKRTRRDVTKLLVQAAVAVWLISGLAFHLAEVGLIGLSVIVLLTALNGVTDEHQLGKAFEEALPFTALLVVFFTIVGVIHSQHLFTPIIAWVLTLPEAVQPGMFFVANGLLSAISDNVFVATVYINEVKSALDSGAIDLEHFNQLTVAINTGTNLPSVATPNGQAAFLFLLTSAIAPLIRLSYGRMVLMALPYTFVMSILGYLAVSFWL